One region of Candidatus Brocadiaceae bacterium genomic DNA includes:
- the secA gene encoding preprotein translocase subunit SecA: protein MAGVLSKVANVAKAVIGTSNERILRDIVPLVDRINELEPEFQRKSDRELRGMTESFRDRLKDAKGFEAKQKILDQILPAAFATVREGARRVLITPAPESPYPMMRPFDVQLIGGIVLHRHMIAEMVTGEGKTLVATFAAYLNALPGDGVHIVTTNDYLARRDCEWMTPVYRLLGMTTGAIQAFQAPEEKRQAYLCDITFGNNSEFGFDYLRDNMRYSPEHQVQLVRGLNYAIVDEVDFILIDEARVPLILSGPTLQQSEKYYMANNIAKSLRRDRDYEVKEKEQSCHVTDEGEARAERMLGVDSIRSEGNDEWPHFIETALRAHEFFHRDTEYIVRDGEVVIVDEFTGRLMEGRVWSDGLHQAVTVKEGLKLKQETQTEATITFQNFFRLYNKLAGMTGTAMTEAAEFQKIYGLGVVAIPTNLPLIRKNHPDRVFRSSKEKWDAVAEEIAQAHADGRPVLVGTTSVETSEDLSKRLTRKGLRHEVLNARPELAAREADVVAGAGQPGAITIATNMAGRGTDIVLGPGVVDKGGLHIVGTARHEARRVDNQLRGRAGRQGDPGTSRFYVSFEDELMRRFAPESVQAWLQRAGMEEGVSIESKMVTRWIERAQKRVEEFNFDIRKNLLEYDEVMDEQRKSVYAWRQKFVESREVQDELLALIEDSIRDGIDLYVAPKAPRDEWDLDGLSEWFERRVGIPADLPEEARADAEVLETHLTAAAREAFLSKCEDVGVEAMLDFGRSVALRTIDVKWKDHLHAMDELKSGIGLRGYAQLDPKIEYKSEGGEMFERMLISIADEVCSLLFRVRVERRTDREVEGIWGMTEMRREQMQALQYAQRQETVADAAGARAPAEPIRVSQKVGRNDPCPCGSGKKFKHCCGRFR, encoded by the coding sequence ATGGCAGGCGTGCTTTCGAAGGTTGCGAACGTCGCCAAGGCGGTGATCGGCACGTCCAACGAGCGCATCCTGCGGGACATCGTGCCACTGGTGGACCGGATCAACGAACTCGAGCCGGAGTTCCAGCGCAAGTCCGACCGCGAACTGCGCGGGATGACGGAGAGCTTCCGCGACAGGCTCAAGGACGCGAAGGGCTTCGAGGCGAAGCAGAAGATACTGGACCAGATCCTTCCGGCGGCGTTTGCGACCGTGCGGGAGGGCGCGCGGCGCGTGCTGATCACGCCCGCACCCGAGAGCCCGTACCCGATGATGCGCCCGTTCGACGTGCAGTTGATCGGCGGCATCGTGCTGCACCGTCACATGATCGCCGAGATGGTCACCGGCGAGGGCAAGACCCTGGTGGCCACCTTCGCGGCGTATCTGAACGCCCTGCCCGGCGACGGCGTGCACATCGTGACGACCAACGACTACCTGGCCCGGCGCGACTGCGAGTGGATGACGCCCGTCTACCGGCTGCTGGGCATGACGACCGGCGCCATCCAGGCCTTCCAGGCCCCCGAAGAGAAGCGCCAGGCCTACCTCTGCGACATCACGTTCGGCAACAACAGCGAGTTCGGCTTCGACTACCTGCGCGACAACATGCGCTACAGCCCCGAGCACCAGGTGCAGCTCGTGCGCGGGCTGAACTACGCCATCGTCGACGAGGTCGACTTCATCCTGATCGACGAGGCGCGCGTGCCCCTGATCCTCAGCGGGCCGACGCTCCAGCAGTCCGAGAAGTACTACATGGCGAACAACATCGCCAAGTCGCTCAGGCGCGATCGCGACTACGAGGTCAAGGAGAAGGAGCAGTCCTGCCACGTGACCGACGAGGGGGAGGCGCGCGCCGAGCGCATGCTGGGCGTGGACAGCATCCGCAGCGAGGGCAACGACGAGTGGCCGCACTTCATCGAGACGGCGCTGCGCGCCCATGAGTTCTTCCACCGCGACACCGAGTACATCGTGCGCGACGGCGAGGTCGTCATCGTCGACGAATTCACGGGGCGGCTGATGGAGGGGCGCGTCTGGTCCGACGGCCTGCACCAGGCCGTGACGGTCAAGGAGGGCCTGAAGCTCAAGCAGGAGACGCAGACCGAGGCGACCATCACGTTCCAGAACTTCTTCCGCCTCTACAACAAACTGGCCGGCATGACGGGCACGGCCATGACGGAGGCGGCGGAATTCCAGAAGATCTACGGCCTGGGCGTCGTGGCCATCCCGACGAACCTGCCGCTGATCCGCAAGAACCACCCGGACCGCGTCTTCCGCAGTTCGAAGGAGAAATGGGACGCGGTGGCCGAGGAGATTGCCCAAGCCCATGCGGATGGGCGGCCCGTCCTGGTCGGCACGACCAGCGTGGAGACCAGCGAGGACCTCAGCAAGCGCCTGACCCGCAAGGGCCTCCGGCACGAGGTGCTCAACGCACGCCCCGAACTGGCCGCGCGCGAGGCCGACGTTGTCGCGGGCGCCGGGCAGCCCGGCGCCATCACCATCGCCACGAACATGGCCGGCCGCGGCACCGACATCGTCCTGGGGCCCGGGGTCGTCGACAAGGGCGGTCTGCACATCGTGGGCACGGCGCGGCACGAGGCGAGGCGAGTCGACAACCAGCTCCGCGGGCGGGCAGGGCGGCAGGGCGACCCCGGGACCAGCCGCTTCTACGTCTCGTTCGAGGACGAGCTGATGCGGCGGTTCGCGCCGGAATCCGTCCAGGCCTGGCTGCAGCGGGCGGGCATGGAAGAGGGCGTGTCGATCGAGAGCAAGATGGTCACGCGCTGGATCGAGCGGGCGCAGAAGCGCGTCGAGGAGTTCAACTTCGACATCCGCAAGAACCTCCTCGAATACGACGAGGTCATGGACGAGCAGCGCAAGAGCGTCTACGCCTGGCGGCAGAAGTTCGTCGAGAGCCGCGAGGTCCAGGACGAACTCCTGGCGCTGATCGAGGACTCGATCCGGGACGGCATCGACCTGTACGTCGCCCCGAAGGCGCCGCGCGACGAATGGGACCTGGACGGGCTCTCGGAGTGGTTCGAGCGCCGGGTGGGGATTCCGGCGGACCTTCCCGAGGAGGCGCGTGCCGATGCCGAGGTCCTGGAGACCCACCTGACCGCCGCCGCGCGCGAGGCCTTCCTGAGCAAGTGCGAGGACGTCGGCGTGGAGGCGATGCTCGACTTCGGGCGTTCGGTCGCGCTGCGCACGATCGACGTCAAGTGGAAGGACCACCTGCACGCCATGGACGAACTCAAGAGCGGCATCGGCCTGCGCGGCTACGCCCAGCTCGATCCCAAGATCGAGTACAAGAGCGAAGGCGGCGAGATGTTCGAGCGCATGCTCATCAGCATCGCCGACGAGGTCTGCAGCCTGCTGTTCCGCGTCCGGGTCGAGCGCCGCACCGACCGTGAGGTCGAGGGCATCTGGGGCATGACCGAGATGCGGCGGGAGCAGATGCAGGCGCTGCAGTATGCGCAGCGGCAGGAGACGGTCGCCGACGCCGCCGGGGCCCGGGCGCCGGCCGAGCCGATCCGCGTCTCACAGAAGGTGGGGCGCAACGACCCCTGTCCGTGCGGGA
- the hypD gene encoding hydrogenase formation protein HypD: MRFVDEFRDPVAARDLSRRIRTAAEAAGRPLRFMEVCGGHTMAIHRFGIPELLPDGLELLSGPGCPVCVTPVSYLDRAIEIASEPDRTVATFGDLHRVPGRAGSLEDAAADGADVRVVYGPRDALELARRMPAREVVFLAIGFETTAPATAATLREARAAGVRNLRVLPGHKTMPPALRALVGGDGVALDGLLLPGHVCTVTGSAPYEFLAREYGLACCITGFEPADVLLGVLSLVEQAAFGRPLVDNRYRRAVHADGNPRARAAVQAVFAPADSRWRGIGTLPGSGLDLREDWHPFRVEPPPPDAPDAEQTACRCPEVLRGRIRPPDCPLFGAACTPDSPVGPCMVSGEGACAAFYRYGTEESAT; encoded by the coding sequence ATGCGATTCGTCGATGAGTTCCGCGACCCGGTCGCAGCGCGCGACCTGAGCCGGCGCATTCGCACGGCCGCGGAGGCCGCCGGCCGCCCGCTCCGGTTCATGGAAGTCTGCGGCGGCCACACGATGGCCATCCACCGGTTCGGCATTCCCGAACTCCTGCCGGACGGCCTGGAGTTGCTCAGCGGCCCCGGCTGCCCCGTCTGCGTGACCCCGGTGAGCTACCTGGACCGCGCCATCGAGATCGCCTCGGAGCCGGACCGCACGGTCGCCACGTTCGGCGACCTGCACCGCGTGCCCGGCCGGGCGGGCAGCCTGGAGGACGCGGCGGCCGACGGCGCCGACGTCCGCGTGGTCTACGGCCCCCGGGACGCCCTGGAGCTGGCCCGGCGGATGCCGGCACGCGAGGTCGTCTTCCTGGCCATCGGCTTCGAGACGACGGCGCCGGCCACCGCCGCCACTCTGCGCGAGGCGCGCGCGGCCGGCGTGCGCAACCTGCGCGTGCTGCCCGGGCACAAAACGATGCCGCCCGCGCTCCGGGCGCTGGTCGGCGGCGACGGGGTGGCCCTGGACGGCCTTCTGCTGCCCGGGCACGTCTGCACGGTCACCGGCTCGGCCCCCTACGAGTTCCTGGCGCGCGAGTACGGCCTGGCCTGCTGCATCACGGGTTTCGAGCCCGCCGACGTCCTCCTGGGCGTCCTCTCGCTCGTCGAGCAGGCGGCGTTCGGCCGGCCGCTCGTGGACAACCGCTACCGCCGCGCCGTGCACGCCGACGGCAACCCGCGCGCACGGGCGGCCGTCCAGGCGGTGTTCGCGCCGGCCGACAGCCGGTGGCGCGGCATCGGCACGCTGCCCGGCAGCGGCCTGGACCTGCGCGAGGACTGGCACCCCTTCCGCGTCGAACCGCCGCCGCCCGACGCCCCCGACGCCGAGCAGACGGCCTGCCGGTGCCCGGAGGTCCTGCGCGGCCGGATCCGCCCGCCGGACTGCCCGCTCTTCGGCGCCGCCTGCACGCCCGACTCGCCCGTCGGCCCCTGCATGGTGTCCGGCGAGGGTGCCTGCGCCGCCTTCTACCGATACGGCACGGAGGAGTCGGCGACATGA
- the nth gene encoding endonuclease III, giving the protein MAAAHDTDRALRILDALEAAHPDARIYLDYESPLQLLVATMLAAQCTDARVNEVTPRLFARYATASALAEADTAELEELIRPTGFFRQKARSVQACCRALVEEHGGGVPDDMDALTRLQGVGRKTASIVLAQAFGHDAIAVDTHVKRVSDRLGLARGSDPDKIERELAAAIPRTRWSRATLLLGTHGRRICTARKPDHAGCPVKGLCDFYQAMRTR; this is encoded by the coding sequence ATGGCCGCCGCACACGACACCGACCGCGCGCTCCGGATACTCGACGCCCTGGAGGCCGCCCATCCGGATGCCCGCATCTACCTGGACTACGAGAGCCCGCTCCAGTTGCTCGTGGCGACCATGCTGGCCGCCCAGTGCACCGACGCGCGCGTCAACGAGGTGACCCCGCGCCTGTTCGCCCGCTACGCCACCGCGTCCGCGCTGGCCGAGGCGGACACGGCCGAGCTGGAGGAGCTGATCCGGCCGACCGGCTTCTTCCGCCAGAAGGCGCGCAGCGTGCAGGCCTGCTGCCGGGCGCTCGTCGAGGAGCACGGGGGCGGGGTGCCCGACGACATGGACGCGCTCACGCGGCTCCAGGGCGTCGGCCGCAAGACGGCGAGCATCGTGCTGGCCCAGGCGTTCGGGCACGACGCCATCGCCGTCGACACGCACGTGAAGCGGGTGTCCGACCGGCTGGGGCTGGCCCGGGGCAGCGATCCGGACAAGATCGAACGGGAACTGGCCGCCGCCATCCCCCGCACGCGCTGGAGCCGCGCCACGCTGCTGCTCGGCACGCACGGGCGCCGCATCTGCACCGCACGCAAGCCGGACCACGCGGGGTGCCCCGTCAAGGGGCTCTGTGACTTCTACCAGGCCATGAGGACGCGGTAG
- a CDS encoding DUF362 domain-containing protein produces the protein MTAEAAQPPAPRPSARATVASARCDSYDPRAVRTAVAACVDALPDVQDAFRNARRVLLKPNLLTSRQPIDAHVNTHPAVVQALGEILRGEYGCELAIGDSCGSLTPAATAQAIRNSQMDRVARGLGADLYNVDAQPRHVVAFPQGRICTEITLPGNLDQFDLIVSVAKLKTHGLTYTTGAVKNIFGLVPGTAKKQVHAMAPHTADFVQALCDLYALVRPGVAFMDGVIGMEGRGPAHGRLRRADLIAASGDPVALDSFCAQVMGFRPLRIPLLKQCTLRGLGTAAPEAIDVRGEPAAAFVTRRFARPPAAAGALLLRLLPRRLLQTVVHLVTDRRAVIDHRTCIRCGECERNCPSRAIAFDPVAKRYLVDARRCIACYCCTEVCPNDAIDVRRTWPAF, from the coding sequence ATGACCGCAGAGGCCGCCCAGCCACCCGCCCCGAGACCGTCCGCCCGCGCAACGGTCGCCTCCGCACGCTGCGACAGCTACGACCCGCGGGCCGTCCGAACGGCCGTCGCCGCCTGTGTCGATGCCCTGCCGGACGTGCAGGACGCGTTCCGAAACGCACGCCGCGTCCTCCTCAAGCCCAACCTGCTGACCAGCCGTCAGCCCATCGACGCACACGTGAACACCCATCCGGCCGTCGTGCAGGCCCTGGGCGAGATACTGCGCGGGGAGTACGGCTGCGAGTTGGCCATCGGCGACTCCTGCGGCAGCCTGACGCCGGCCGCAACCGCCCAGGCCATCCGCAACTCGCAGATGGACCGCGTGGCGCGCGGGCTGGGAGCCGACCTCTACAACGTCGACGCGCAGCCCCGCCACGTCGTCGCCTTCCCGCAGGGCCGCATCTGCACCGAGATCACACTGCCCGGCAACCTGGACCAGTTCGACCTGATCGTCTCCGTGGCGAAGCTCAAGACGCACGGACTCACCTACACCACGGGGGCCGTGAAGAACATCTTCGGCCTCGTGCCCGGCACGGCAAAGAAGCAGGTTCACGCCATGGCCCCGCACACGGCCGACTTCGTGCAGGCGCTCTGCGACCTCTACGCGCTGGTGCGGCCGGGCGTGGCGTTCATGGACGGCGTGATCGGCATGGAGGGGCGGGGCCCCGCCCACGGACGGCTGCGCCGCGCCGACCTGATCGCCGCCTCCGGCGACCCGGTCGCCCTGGACAGCTTCTGCGCGCAGGTCATGGGCTTCCGCCCGCTGCGCATCCCGCTCCTGAAGCAGTGCACACTGCGCGGCCTGGGCACGGCCGCCCCCGAGGCGATCGACGTGCGGGGCGAGCCCGCCGCCGCCTTCGTCACGCGCCGCTTCGCCCGGCCCCCCGCCGCAGCCGGCGCCCTGCTGCTCCGGCTCCTTCCCCGCCGGCTGCTGCAGACGGTCGTCCACCTGGTGACCGACCGCCGGGCCGTGATCGACCACCGCACCTGCATTCGTTGCGGCGAGTGCGAGCGCAACTGCCCGAGCCGCGCCATCGCGTTCGACCCGGTCGCGAAGCGCTACCTGGTCGACGCCCGCCGCTGCATCGCCTGCTACTGCTGCACCGAGGTCTGCCCGAACGACGCGATCGACGTGCGCCGCACGTGGCCCGCCTTCTGA
- the hypF gene encoding carbamoyltransferase HypF: protein MDDDRQSRPAPKRYRLLVRGRVQGVGFRPTFYRELTRRGCGGGIRNTPEGVVLEVEGPRETLDAFVHNFRALAPARARIDELDVREIEPLGETEFRIAPSRADGPSLLPIPPDLATCSECLRELHDAGDRRHGYAFITCAACGPRFTIARQVPFDRERSTMDAFAPCPDCAREYADPADRRLHAQTVSCPACGPRLSFLEPDGRPRDGDPLEVARRLLAGGAILAVKGLGGFHLACDATRQDVVGRLRARKRRPAKPLAVMVPDMDACRRICVVSADEEALLRSAAAPIVLLRRQPAGAVAGALAPGLPDLGVMLPHAPLHALLFDDPRVPRALVMTSCNRSEEPIAVAHEHIVGELQDLVDGILTNDRPIANRCDDSVVATFAGRPLPIRRSRGYVPDPVELTAGGPSVLATGGMLKNAFALTSGRRAFLSQHIGDVSDADNALYFARSVERFCALLRLEPEVVACDLHPDYPTTAYARRLADSRGLPLVAVQQHHAHVVSCLAEHGLDGPVIGVSWDGSGYGPDGAVWGGEFLVCDRRSYERHYHLDYVPMPGGEQAVHQPWRMALAHLSHALGPDAAMARMARHVGERELGQAQRAMAIREFSPFTSSAGRLFDAVAALLGVRLRTTYEGQAACELEARAAADSTDPYGFGYDGRRITLAATFDGICRDLDRGEGVADVAGRFHGTMARLIAETCRRLRAETGLGIVALSGGVMQNRTLLAAAVPALRADGFEVLLQTRVPPNDGGLCLGQAACALARVNEEGDG, encoded by the coding sequence GTGGACGACGACCGCCAGAGCAGGCCCGCCCCGAAGCGCTACCGGCTGCTGGTGCGCGGCCGCGTGCAGGGGGTCGGCTTCCGGCCCACCTTCTACCGGGAACTGACACGGCGCGGCTGCGGCGGCGGCATCCGTAACACGCCCGAGGGCGTCGTCCTGGAGGTCGAAGGCCCCCGGGAGACGCTGGACGCGTTCGTGCACAACTTCCGCGCACTGGCCCCCGCGCGGGCGCGCATCGACGAGCTGGACGTCCGCGAGATCGAGCCGCTGGGCGAGACGGAGTTCCGCATCGCACCGAGCCGCGCCGACGGCCCCAGCCTGCTGCCCATTCCGCCCGACCTCGCAACGTGCAGCGAATGCCTGCGCGAACTGCACGACGCCGGCGACCGCCGGCACGGCTATGCCTTCATCACGTGCGCCGCGTGCGGGCCGCGCTTCACAATCGCGCGGCAGGTGCCGTTCGACCGCGAACGCAGCACCATGGACGCGTTCGCCCCCTGCCCCGACTGCGCGCGCGAATACGCCGATCCGGCCGACCGCCGTCTGCACGCGCAGACGGTCTCCTGCCCGGCCTGCGGGCCGCGCCTCTCGTTCCTGGAGCCGGACGGCCGCCCGCGGGACGGCGACCCCCTGGAGGTCGCCCGCCGGCTGCTGGCCGGCGGCGCCATCCTGGCCGTCAAGGGTCTGGGCGGCTTCCACCTGGCCTGCGACGCCACGCGCCAGGACGTCGTCGGGCGGCTGCGCGCGCGCAAGCGCCGCCCGGCCAAGCCGCTGGCCGTCATGGTGCCGGACATGGACGCCTGCCGGCGGATCTGCGTCGTCTCGGCAGACGAGGAGGCGCTTCTGCGCTCGGCGGCGGCGCCCATCGTCCTTCTGCGCCGGCAGCCGGCGGGCGCCGTCGCCGGCGCGCTCGCACCCGGGCTGCCCGACCTGGGCGTCATGCTGCCCCACGCACCCCTGCACGCGCTCCTGTTCGACGACCCGCGCGTGCCGCGGGCGCTCGTCATGACGAGCTGCAACCGCTCCGAAGAGCCCATCGCCGTCGCGCACGAACACATAGTGGGCGAGCTGCAGGACCTGGTGGACGGTATCTTGACCAACGACCGGCCGATCGCCAACCGGTGCGACGACTCGGTGGTGGCGACGTTCGCCGGCCGCCCGCTTCCCATCCGCCGTTCTCGCGGCTACGTGCCCGACCCGGTCGAGCTGACGGCGGGCGGGCCGTCCGTGCTGGCCACCGGAGGGATGCTGAAGAACGCCTTCGCACTGACCAGCGGGCGCCGGGCCTTCCTCTCGCAGCACATCGGCGACGTCTCCGACGCCGACAACGCGCTCTACTTCGCGCGCTCGGTCGAACGCTTCTGCGCGCTCCTGCGCCTGGAACCGGAGGTCGTGGCCTGCGACCTGCATCCCGACTACCCCACCACGGCCTACGCCCGCCGCTTGGCCGATTCACGCGGGCTGCCGCTCGTGGCCGTCCAGCAGCATCACGCGCACGTCGTCAGTTGCCTGGCCGAGCACGGCCTGGACGGCCCCGTCATCGGCGTGAGCTGGGACGGCTCGGGCTACGGCCCCGACGGCGCCGTCTGGGGCGGCGAGTTCCTCGTGTGCGACCGGCGCAGCTACGAGCGCCACTACCACCTGGACTACGTGCCGATGCCCGGCGGCGAACAGGCCGTCCATCAGCCCTGGCGCATGGCGCTCGCGCACCTTTCGCACGCGCTCGGCCCGGACGCCGCCATGGCCCGCATGGCACGCCACGTGGGCGAGCGGGAGTTGGGGCAGGCGCAGCGGGCCATGGCGATCCGCGAGTTCTCGCCCTTCACCTCGAGCGCAGGGCGGCTCTTCGACGCCGTGGCCGCCCTCCTCGGAGTACGCCTGCGGACCACCTACGAGGGCCAGGCGGCCTGCGAACTGGAGGCCCGGGCCGCCGCCGATTCGACGGACCCGTACGGTTTCGGATATGATGGGCGGCGGATCACACTCGCTGCCACATTCGACGGCATCTGCCGGGACCTGGACCGGGGTGAAGGCGTCGCCGACGTGGCCGGCCGCTTCCACGGCACCATGGCGCGCCTGATCGCGGAGACCTGCCGCCGGCTGCGGGCCGAGACCGGGCTGGGCATCGTCGCCCTGTCCGGAGGCGTCATGCAGAACCGCACGCTCCTGGCGGCGGCCGTGCCGGCCCTCCGGGCGGACGGCTTCGAGGTGCTGCTGCAGACGCGCGTGCCGCCCAACGACGGCGGCCTGTGCCTGGGCCAGGCCGCGTGCGCACTGGCCCGGGTGAACGAAGAAGGGGACGGATGA
- a CDS encoding DUF58 domain-containing protein: MGNIERYLRPEVIRTVARLDLKARFIVEGFFSGLHASPYHGFSTEFSEHREYTFGDEPRLIDWKVFARTDKHYVKRFEAETNLNCHMLLDVSESMAYGSGGGLSKLDYAICMAAALGYMLIHQQDNVGLVTFDEDVTNLVPARSRRSHLAALLGVLAGALRHRPSRLAHSLHRSAGMLSRRGLVIVLSDLIPSEHEEPDDVLDGLRHLRHRGHDVICFQLLDHAEVRFPFHGPVHFMDVESLRTVRTDADAVAAGYRREVEAFVRKCRDACRHERIDFLQVDTEDSFDRVLLAFLRARQSRF, encoded by the coding sequence ATGGGGAACATCGAGCGATACCTGCGGCCGGAGGTGATCCGGACCGTGGCGCGGCTGGACCTGAAGGCCCGGTTCATCGTCGAGGGCTTCTTCAGCGGCCTGCACGCCAGCCCCTACCACGGCTTCTCCACGGAGTTCAGCGAGCACCGCGAGTATACCTTCGGCGACGAGCCGCGGCTGATCGACTGGAAGGTCTTCGCCCGCACGGACAAGCACTACGTCAAGCGGTTCGAGGCGGAAACGAACCTGAACTGCCACATGCTGCTGGACGTGAGCGAGTCGATGGCCTACGGCTCCGGCGGGGGCCTGAGCAAGCTCGACTACGCCATCTGCATGGCGGCGGCGCTCGGATACATGCTCATCCACCAGCAGGACAACGTGGGCCTGGTGACGTTCGACGAGGACGTGACGAACCTCGTGCCCGCGCGCAGCCGGCGCTCCCATCTGGCCGCGCTGCTCGGCGTGCTGGCCGGCGCGCTGCGGCACCGTCCGTCGCGGCTGGCCCACAGCCTGCACCGCAGCGCCGGCATGCTGTCGCGGCGCGGCCTCGTGATCGTCCTCAGCGACCTGATCCCGTCGGAGCACGAGGAGCCGGACGACGTGCTCGACGGCCTGCGGCATCTGCGGCATCGCGGGCACGACGTCATCTGTTTCCAGCTCCTGGACCATGCGGAGGTGCGGTTCCCGTTCCACGGCCCCGTGCACTTCATGGACGTGGAGAGCCTGCGCACAGTGCGCACCGACGCCGACGCCGTGGCGGCGGGCTACCGTCGCGAGGTGGAGGCATTCGTCCGGAAGTGCCGCGACGCCTGCCGCCACGAGCGCATCGACTTCCTGCAGGTCGATACGGAGGACTCGTTCGACCGGGTGCTGCTGGCCTTCCTGCGCGCGCGACAGAGCCGATTCTGA
- a CDS encoding HypC/HybG/HupF family hydrogenase formation chaperone: MCWAVPTRIVQVDGEVGTVDISGAAREVSLCLIEDPQPGDYVLIHAGFAIQKVDEQEAQETLRLLDELRRSLGEGDAIRR; this comes from the coding sequence ATGTGCTGGGCAGTTCCGACGAGGATCGTGCAGGTCGACGGCGAGGTCGGCACGGTCGACATCTCGGGCGCGGCCCGGGAGGTCAGCCTCTGCCTGATCGAAGACCCGCAGCCCGGCGACTACGTGCTGATCCACGCCGGATTCGCCATCCAGAAGGTGGACGAGCAGGAGGCGCAGGAGACCCTCCGGCTGCTTGACGAACTGCGCCGCAGTCTCGGAGAGGGCGATGCGATTCGTCGATGA
- a CDS encoding aminotransferase class I/II-fold pyridoxal phosphate-dependent enzyme translates to MNQTDPLTPYGNRPMVTPIVAAVNYEYRSFEVLRQITDGEIDGYTYHRDDNPTVRAVEKCLAAAEGANDCVISTTGMAAITMIFLTYLNSGDHLLTFHDVYGANYKVSLILERFGVEITWLDADDGDAVARHVQPNTKMIFCETPSNPLCKTVDIARLRQVADDAGAMLVVDNTFATPYHQRPLQLGADLVVHSATKGLGGHNDLMAGATACATRQQYDDLWFTRQAIGTTLDPYSAARLERGLKTLDLRAQRMAENAQAMAEFLVDHPRITRIRYPGLPTDPGHEIAARQMVNGFGGLMAFDVGETQDDAKRFIEKLGVIYHAVSLGATETLVCIPVLTTMLYLPEDRRVAFGVRPNTVRLSAGIEDIDRLIADLKQALE, encoded by the coding sequence ATGAATCAGACAGATCCGCTGACGCCGTATGGAAACCGCCCGATGGTCACGCCGATCGTCGCCGCGGTCAACTACGAATACCGCTCCTTCGAGGTGCTCCGCCAGATCACCGACGGAGAGATCGACGGCTACACCTACCACCGCGACGACAACCCGACCGTCCGGGCCGTCGAGAAGTGCCTCGCCGCCGCCGAGGGCGCCAACGACTGCGTCATCAGCACCACCGGCATGGCCGCCATCACGATGATCTTCCTGACCTACCTCAACTCCGGCGACCACCTGCTGACGTTCCACGACGTCTACGGCGCCAACTACAAGGTGTCGCTCATCCTGGAGAGGTTCGGGGTCGAGATCACCTGGCTCGACGCGGACGACGGGGACGCCGTGGCCCGGCACGTGCAGCCCAACACAAAGATGATCTTCTGCGAGACCCCCAGCAACCCGCTCTGCAAGACGGTCGACATCGCCCGGCTGCGCCAGGTGGCCGATGACGCCGGCGCCATGCTGGTGGTGGACAACACCTTCGCGACGCCCTACCACCAGAGGCCCCTGCAGCTCGGGGCGGACCTGGTCGTCCACAGCGCCACCAAGGGCCTCGGCGGACACAACGACCTGATGGCCGGCGCCACCGCCTGCGCCACCCGCCAGCAGTACGACGACCTGTGGTTCACCCGTCAGGCCATCGGCACGACGCTGGACCCCTACTCGGCCGCCCGGCTCGAACGCGGCCTGAAGACGCTCGACCTGCGCGCACAGAGAATGGCCGAGAACGCGCAGGCGATGGCCGAGTTCCTGGTCGATCACCCCCGCATCACGCGCATCCGCTACCCAGGGCTGCCGACCGACCCCGGGCACGAGATCGCCGCCCGCCAGATGGTCAACGGCTTCGGCGGCCTGATGGCCTTCGACGTCGGCGAGACGCAGGACGACGCCAAGCGCTTCATCGAGAAGCTCGGCGTCATCTACCACGCCGTCAGCCTGGGCGCCACCGAGACGCTGGTCTGCATCCCCGTCCTGACCACCATGCTCTACCTGCCCGAGGACCGCCGCGTCGCCTTCGGTGTGCGCCCCAACACCGTCCGCCTCTCTGCCGGAATCGAGGACATCGACCGCCTGATCGCGGACCTGAAGCAGGCCCTCGAGTAG